The Aggregicoccus sp. 17bor-14 genome includes a region encoding these proteins:
- a CDS encoding GNAT family N-acetyltransferase, whose translation MPPPGVSLRPIAREDAELLCRIYASTRTEELAQVPWPQAQKDAFLRMQFEAQHAHYQLHYADAAFHVVMRGEQPVGRLYVHRRASEIRIVDISLLPEQRGTGLGTALLQELQEEARAGGRILSIHVERTNPALSLYRRLGFQVAADDGGVYLRMEWSPGVS comes from the coding sequence ATGCCGCCCCCTGGCGTCAGCCTGCGCCCCATCGCGCGCGAGGATGCGGAGCTGCTGTGCCGCATCTACGCGAGCACGCGCACCGAGGAGCTCGCGCAGGTGCCGTGGCCGCAGGCCCAGAAGGACGCCTTCTTGCGGATGCAGTTCGAGGCACAGCACGCGCACTACCAGCTGCACTACGCTGACGCCGCGTTCCACGTCGTGATGCGCGGCGAGCAGCCCGTGGGCCGCCTCTACGTGCACCGCCGTGCGAGCGAGATCCGCATCGTGGACATCTCGCTGCTGCCCGAGCAGCGCGGCACGGGGCTCGGCACCGCACTGCTGCAGGAGCTGCAGGAGGAGGCGCGTGCAGGCGGGCGCATCCTCAGCATCCACGTGGAGCGCACCAACCCCGCGCTCTCGCTCTACCGGCGCCTCGGCTTCCAGGTCGCCGCGGACGACGGCGGCGTGTACCTGCGCATGGAGTGGTCACCCGGCGTCAGCTGA
- a CDS encoding NHL repeat-containing protein has protein sequence MSLPRRNFLRLSAFGAVSLVLPLASVGCGSPAVGILPDVHAGGDADLLFFDTRGRRVQLQPLANRVLVHAAEGGEPVVLGRFGMGAGQLNGPTSLALGPDERVYVVDRGNARVQVFTRSGAYLGQLGRSGTGEGELAFPYGVAVAADGSVWVSDTLNHRLQRFEADGRALGAFAQGLLETPRGLAIAPDGYLHVVEGGSGRIAVVSPEGVVVSRYGGREDGLLSPRSIVAAADGCTYVTDVTAAVIFAFAADGRLRERIQLTRDGLPAAPVHAALTPSGVLEVATVPAAAAA, from the coding sequence ATGTCACTGCCCCGCCGGAACTTCCTTCGCCTCTCGGCTTTTGGCGCCGTCTCGCTCGTCCTGCCGCTCGCCAGCGTGGGCTGCGGGTCGCCTGCCGTGGGCATCCTCCCGGACGTGCACGCGGGCGGCGACGCAGACCTGCTCTTCTTCGACACGCGCGGCCGCCGGGTGCAGCTGCAGCCGCTGGCGAACCGGGTGCTGGTGCACGCCGCCGAAGGGGGCGAGCCCGTGGTGCTGGGCCGCTTCGGGATGGGGGCGGGGCAGCTCAACGGCCCCACGTCGCTCGCGCTGGGGCCGGACGAGCGCGTCTACGTCGTCGACCGCGGCAACGCGCGGGTGCAGGTGTTCACGCGCTCGGGCGCATACCTCGGCCAGCTGGGCCGCTCCGGCACGGGGGAGGGCGAGCTGGCCTTCCCGTACGGCGTCGCCGTGGCCGCAGATGGGAGCGTCTGGGTGAGCGACACCCTGAACCACCGCCTGCAGCGCTTCGAGGCGGACGGGCGCGCGCTGGGCGCCTTCGCGCAGGGCCTCCTGGAGACCCCGCGCGGGCTGGCGATTGCGCCGGACGGCTACCTGCACGTGGTGGAGGGGGGCAGCGGCCGCATCGCCGTCGTCTCGCCGGAGGGCGTGGTGGTGAGCCGCTACGGAGGCCGCGAGGACGGGCTGCTCTCGCCCCGCAGCATCGTGGCGGCCGCGGATGGGTGCACCTACGTGACGGACGTGACGGCGGCGGTGATCTTCGCCTTCGCGGCGGACGGGCGGCTGCGCGAGCGCATCCAGCTCACGCGCGACGGGCTGCCGGCCGCGCCGGTGCACGCGGCGCTCACGCCCTCGGGCGTGCTCGAGGTTGCCACCGTGCCGGCCGCTGCGGCAGCGTAG
- a CDS encoding DoxX family protein encodes MDLAGNVAGMWPGRPRSAAAGGLLTDVAALPPRLALGGALVYHGASKLRGEGPAQTGQFFEAVGIKPGEALARVTGWAEVLAGALSLLGVGTRLAALTVLATQLVAVSKVHAPKGFDVTKGGYEYNVALMAIALGLLLRGPGKLSVHEGLEHLAEGRGARRWLRRARPSPVLRALKLVK; translated from the coding sequence ATGGACCTCGCAGGAAACGTCGCAGGAATGTGGCCGGGAAGGCCCCGCAGTGCCGCCGCCGGTGGGCTGCTGACGGACGTCGCGGCGCTGCCGCCGCGCCTCGCGCTCGGCGGGGCGCTGGTCTACCACGGCGCCTCGAAGCTGCGCGGTGAGGGGCCCGCGCAGACGGGGCAGTTCTTCGAGGCGGTGGGCATCAAGCCCGGCGAGGCGCTTGCCCGCGTCACCGGCTGGGCCGAGGTGCTCGCCGGCGCGCTCTCGCTGCTGGGCGTGGGCACCCGGCTCGCGGCGCTCACCGTGCTCGCCACCCAGCTCGTGGCCGTGAGCAAGGTGCATGCGCCCAAGGGCTTCGACGTCACGAAGGGCGGCTACGAGTACAACGTCGCACTCATGGCCATCGCACTCGGGCTGCTGCTGCGCGGGCCCGGGAAGCTCTCGGTGCACGAGGGGCTCGAGCACCTGGCCGAGGGGCGCGGGGCGCGGCGCTGGCTGAGGCGCGCGCGGCCCAGCCCGGTGCTGCGGGCGCTGAAGCTCGTGAAGTAG
- a CDS encoding NADPH-dependent F420 reductase, translating to MRIGIIGAGHIGGALTRRLRALGHDVAVANSRGPQTLSALAAETGARAVPVTEAARGAELVVVTIPEKNVPQLPAGVFDGAAPGAVIVDTGNYYPKQRDGRIAEIEAGMTESRWVSRQLGRPVIKAFNNIYAQHLQDKGKPRGSAGRIALPVAGDDAAAKAVVMRLVDELGFDPVDAGTLDESWRQQPDSPVYAKDYDAAGVKRALAEAKPERPASFKA from the coding sequence ATGCGGATCGGAATCATCGGCGCAGGGCACATCGGAGGCGCGCTCACCCGGCGCCTGCGCGCACTGGGACACGACGTGGCGGTGGCGAACTCGCGGGGGCCGCAGACGCTCTCGGCGCTCGCCGCGGAGACCGGGGCGCGCGCGGTGCCTGTCACCGAGGCGGCGCGCGGCGCCGAGCTGGTGGTGGTGACCATCCCGGAGAAGAACGTCCCGCAGCTGCCCGCCGGAGTCTTCGACGGGGCGGCGCCGGGGGCGGTCATCGTGGACACGGGCAACTACTACCCGAAGCAGCGCGACGGCCGCATCGCAGAGATCGAGGCCGGGATGACCGAGAGCCGCTGGGTGTCGCGCCAGCTGGGGCGGCCCGTCATCAAGGCCTTCAACAACATCTATGCCCAGCACCTGCAGGACAAGGGCAAGCCTCGCGGCAGCGCCGGACGCATCGCGCTGCCGGTGGCCGGCGACGACGCGGCCGCGAAGGCGGTGGTGATGCGGCTCGTGGACGAGCTGGGCTTCGACCCGGTGGACGCCGGCACGCTGGACGAGTCCTGGCGCCAGCAGCCGGACAGCCCCGTGTACGCGAAGGACTACGATGCGGCCGGCGTGAAGCGGGCGCTCGCGGAGGCAAAGCCCGAGCGCCCCGCCTCCTTCAAGGCCTGA
- a CDS encoding DUF4922 domain-containing protein: MAETPQQQWPQLEPGTLWRRALEANAHALATGDLEPLTTEAQGVEQGGVAYQLRVLGRIQRKVRRSGVLKGGSPFLAPPLPLVVGTLGRTHALLLNKFPVVQPHLLIVTRAFEEQEALLGAADFHALSRCLGELDGLAFYNAGPGAGASQRHKHLQLIAPLGPGGLRAPIERVLGPLAPWRVAREPALPFAHAAMGLGLPSGSLAVDGVALHEAYGALRRALGFSEAPRPYNLLVTRRWMILVPRRAAAWEGIELNAMGFAGSLLVRTHQQLARVREAGPAAVLRAVAGD; the protein is encoded by the coding sequence ATGGCCGAGACGCCGCAGCAGCAGTGGCCGCAGCTGGAGCCGGGGACCCTGTGGCGGCGGGCGCTCGAGGCCAACGCGCACGCGCTCGCCACCGGGGACCTCGAGCCGCTCACCACCGAGGCGCAGGGGGTGGAGCAGGGCGGCGTGGCCTACCAGCTGCGCGTGCTCGGCCGCATCCAGCGCAAGGTGCGCCGCAGCGGGGTGCTGAAGGGGGGAAGCCCCTTCCTCGCGCCGCCGCTGCCGCTGGTGGTGGGCACGCTCGGCCGCACGCACGCGCTGCTGCTCAACAAGTTCCCCGTGGTGCAGCCGCACCTGCTGATCGTCACCCGCGCCTTCGAGGAGCAGGAGGCGCTGCTCGGCGCCGCGGACTTCCACGCGCTCTCGCGCTGCCTCGGCGAGCTGGACGGGCTCGCCTTCTACAACGCGGGCCCCGGCGCGGGCGCGAGCCAGCGGCACAAGCACCTGCAGCTCATCGCGCCCCTGGGCCCCGGCGGGCTGCGGGCGCCCATCGAGCGCGTGCTGGGCCCGCTTGCCCCGTGGCGGGTGGCACGCGAGCCCGCGCTGCCCTTCGCCCACGCGGCCATGGGGCTGGGGCTGCCCAGCGGGAGCCTCGCGGTGGACGGGGTGGCGCTGCACGAAGCCTACGGGGCGCTGCGCCGGGCGCTGGGCTTCAGCGAGGCGCCACGGCCCTACAACCTTCTCGTCACCCGCCGCTGGATGATCCTGGTGCCGCGGCGCGCGGCAGCCTGGGAGGGGATCGAGCTCAACGCGATGGGCTTCGCAGGCTCGCTGCTCGTGCGTACCCATCAGCAGCTCGCCCGCGTGCGCGAGGCTGGCCCCGCCGCCGTGTTGCGCGCGGTGGCCGGGGACTGA
- a CDS encoding DUF1697 domain-containing protein: protein MNRYVALLRGINVGGHKKVPMAQLRALLEAQGFEDVVTLLQSGNAVFGSKKKLPPARLERQLEEALEAALGFEVEVLVRTRDELAAAIAANPLPGADEDPSRFAVTFLSAAPEPKRLAALDPAAYAPDEFRVVGRELYARFPQGMGRSKLAAVLSSTRLGVTATARNWGTVTKLLALADAAPATQADD, encoded by the coding sequence ATGAACCGGTACGTGGCGCTGCTGCGTGGCATCAATGTAGGAGGACACAAGAAGGTGCCCATGGCGCAGCTGCGCGCGCTGCTCGAGGCGCAGGGCTTCGAGGACGTGGTGACGCTGCTGCAGAGCGGAAATGCCGTGTTCGGCAGCAAGAAGAAGCTGCCGCCGGCGCGGCTCGAGCGCCAGCTGGAAGAGGCGCTCGAGGCGGCGCTGGGCTTCGAGGTCGAGGTGCTGGTGCGCACCCGCGACGAGCTGGCGGCGGCCATCGCGGCCAATCCGCTGCCGGGGGCGGACGAGGACCCGTCGCGCTTCGCCGTCACCTTCCTGTCCGCGGCGCCCGAGCCGAAGAGGCTCGCGGCGCTGGACCCTGCCGCCTACGCGCCGGACGAGTTCCGCGTCGTGGGCCGTGAGCTCTACGCCCGCTTTCCGCAGGGCATGGGGCGCTCGAAGCTGGCCGCGGTGCTGAGCAGCACGCGCCTCGGCGTCACCGCCACCGCGCGCAACTGGGGCACCGTGACGAAGCTGCTCGCGCTCGCGGACGCAGCCCCTGCCACCCAGGCCGACGACTGA
- a CDS encoding spermidine synthase: MLQRRPEPAVVVHAPPAAPAPVSRAGSRHAGIFLLSCATLLLELGLTRVLSVSLWYHFGFLVISTALLGFGAAGVLLALWPWLRERAPLAPALALLSLGFGAVTVASFWGLQRVPFDPFALLVDGRQWAFMPLYYVTIAAPFFCAGLAVALLLTRGGADVNRLYAFDLAGAALGCAAIAWVIPRVGGSGTVVVAAGVGFAAAAAFASGGRGPRTGALALAGLTLALVAGVFAPRAEALLPVAVTPNKGWPPRVPILATGWNTFSRVDLVEAPADPKTGAPSSRIFIIDSGTASTGIDDLRPDVQRALQAHPPEPDPAAADLAFLGKRGARVLVIGSGAGNEVVQGLRAGASSITAVEINPLITAMQTGPRADFWGGLFDQPQVHLVTDEGRSFVRRSTEHYDAILSHHTISNAAVASGALSLAENYVLTLEAFEDYLDHLAPDGTLFFTRPEAQLGRLLATARELFERRGLGSPAQHLVLWRIVGDARLPPGAPAFVAGFLLKRSPFTPEELKAIEARATLAAPDGTRGELLYAPDHVQPGSLYQRLLEAPDVRAVYAAEPAQLAPATDDRPFFNQRSRWSSLGPSTLKDLFAQKRGDRLARRLALENKPVAELTLAALLVQACVVAAVLILLPLVRWQRAGLRVAGRGALLVYFAGLGLGFIMVEIALLQRFTLFLGQPVYTLAVVLASLLAFTGVGSALAERALVRSGGDPLRTLRTAIPVLLALLLLTALATPLVFRAALGLDLPWRVVLSALMVAPLGIALGVPFPTGLREVAARAPELIPWAWGVNGFFTVIGSVAALMLGMGLGFRVVLGLAAACYGGALLALASGRTKAPSGAGTAVERGV, encoded by the coding sequence ATGCTCCAGCGCCGTCCCGAACCCGCCGTCGTCGTGCACGCCCCGCCCGCCGCTCCCGCACCGGTGTCCCGGGCGGGCAGCCGCCACGCGGGCATCTTCCTGCTCTCCTGCGCCACGCTGTTGCTGGAGCTGGGGCTCACGCGCGTCCTGTCGGTGTCGCTCTGGTACCACTTCGGCTTCCTGGTCATCTCCACCGCGCTGCTGGGCTTCGGGGCGGCCGGGGTGCTGCTCGCGCTCTGGCCCTGGCTGCGCGAGCGCGCGCCGCTCGCGCCGGCGCTCGCCCTCCTCTCGCTGGGCTTCGGAGCGGTGACGGTGGCGAGCTTCTGGGGGCTGCAGCGCGTGCCCTTCGATCCCTTCGCGCTGCTGGTGGACGGGCGCCAGTGGGCCTTCATGCCGCTGTACTACGTGACGATCGCAGCGCCCTTCTTCTGCGCGGGGCTCGCCGTGGCGCTGCTGCTCACGCGCGGGGGCGCGGACGTGAACCGGCTCTACGCCTTCGACCTCGCCGGAGCGGCGCTGGGTTGCGCGGCGATCGCCTGGGTGATTCCGAGGGTGGGCGGCTCGGGCACGGTGGTCGTGGCGGCCGGGGTGGGCTTCGCCGCGGCGGCGGCGTTCGCGTCCGGGGGACGGGGCCCCCGCACGGGCGCGCTCGCGCTCGCGGGCCTCACGCTCGCGCTGGTGGCCGGGGTGTTCGCCCCGCGGGCCGAGGCGCTGCTGCCGGTCGCCGTCACTCCGAACAAGGGCTGGCCGCCGCGCGTCCCCATCCTCGCCACCGGCTGGAACACCTTCTCCCGGGTGGACCTGGTGGAGGCTCCGGCGGACCCGAAGACGGGAGCGCCGTCGTCGCGGATCTTCATCATCGACTCCGGCACGGCCTCCACCGGCATCGACGACCTGCGGCCGGACGTGCAGCGCGCGCTGCAGGCCCATCCACCCGAGCCGGACCCCGCGGCCGCGGACCTCGCCTTCCTCGGCAAGCGGGGCGCGCGGGTGCTGGTGATCGGCTCGGGGGCGGGCAACGAGGTGGTGCAGGGCCTGCGCGCAGGGGCCTCCTCCATCACCGCGGTGGAGATCAACCCGCTCATCACCGCGATGCAGACCGGGCCGCGGGCCGACTTCTGGGGCGGGCTCTTCGACCAGCCTCAGGTGCACCTCGTCACGGACGAGGGGCGCAGCTTCGTGCGCCGCTCGACCGAGCACTACGACGCCATCCTCTCGCACCACACCATCAGCAACGCGGCCGTGGCCTCGGGGGCGCTCAGCCTCGCGGAGAACTACGTGCTGACGCTCGAGGCCTTCGAGGACTACCTGGACCACCTCGCACCGGACGGGACCCTGTTCTTCACCCGCCCGGAGGCGCAGCTGGGCCGGCTCCTCGCCACGGCGCGCGAGCTCTTCGAGCGGCGCGGGCTGGGCAGCCCCGCGCAGCACCTCGTGCTCTGGCGCATCGTGGGCGATGCGCGCCTTCCGCCCGGAGCGCCCGCCTTCGTCGCGGGCTTCCTGCTCAAGCGCTCGCCCTTCACGCCCGAGGAGCTGAAGGCGATCGAGGCACGCGCGACCCTCGCCGCGCCCGACGGCACACGCGGTGAGCTGCTCTACGCTCCGGACCACGTGCAGCCGGGCAGCCTCTACCAGCGGCTGCTCGAGGCGCCCGACGTGCGCGCCGTGTACGCGGCGGAGCCCGCGCAGCTGGCCCCGGCCACCGACGACCGCCCCTTCTTCAACCAGCGCTCGCGCTGGAGCAGCCTCGGGCCATCCACGCTGAAGGACCTGTTCGCCCAGAAGAGGGGAGACCGCCTCGCCCGGAGGCTCGCGCTCGAGAACAAGCCGGTGGCGGAGCTCACGCTGGCCGCGCTGCTCGTGCAGGCCTGCGTCGTCGCGGCGGTGCTCATCCTGCTGCCGCTGGTGCGCTGGCAGCGCGCCGGGCTGCGGGTGGCAGGGCGCGGAGCGCTCCTGGTGTACTTCGCCGGGCTGGGGCTCGGCTTCATCATGGTGGAGATCGCGCTGCTGCAGCGCTTCACGCTCTTCCTCGGGCAGCCCGTCTACACGCTGGCGGTGGTGCTCGCGAGCCTGCTGGCCTTCACCGGGGTGGGCTCGGCGCTCGCCGAGCGCGCGCTCGTGCGCAGTGGAGGAGATCCGCTGCGCACCCTGCGCACGGCGATCCCGGTGCTGCTCGCGCTGCTGCTGCTCACGGCCCTGGCCACGCCGCTCGTCTTCCGCGCCGCCCTGGGACTCGACCTGCCCTGGCGCGTGGTGCTCTCGGCGCTGATGGTGGCGCCGCTGGGCATCGCGCTCGGCGTGCCCTTCCCCACCGGCCTGCGCGAGGTGGCTGCGCGCGCCCCGGAGCTCATCCCCTGGGCCTGGGGCGTGAACGGCTTCTTCACCGTCATCGGCTCGGTGGCCGCGCTGATGCTGGGCATGGGGCTCGGCTTCCGGGTGGTGCTGGGGCTCGCGGCGGCCTGCTACGGGGGCGCGCTGCTCGCGCTCGCCTCCGGGCGCACGAAGGCTCCCTCCGGGGCAGGGACGGCGGTAGAACGCGGCGTATGA
- a CDS encoding ATP-binding cassette domain-containing protein, producing the protein MPSVRAQGVAYAHTDAVPLLTDVHFQLVPGWTGLVGANGAGKSTLLRLIAGELRPTEGSLALEPRAPLLRLCPQQVDALTPDVEAFAEAQDGLSRRLLGRLQLNPWELTRWPTLSPGERKRWQVGAALAAEPELLLLDEPTNHLDAEGRALLVGALERFRGVGLLVSHDRTLLDALTSHTLRVHGGSARLWSGGYSQARAEWEAEAQGVLQARAQAKEAHRRAEQQLAQARRDREAANRARSGRHLDKHDSDSRTLGAKTLVAWAEAGLGRRVGILRRQTERTAEALESVEVEKSLGRSIFVDYARAPKPTLFALDAPVLEAGGAPLLHDVHLSLGREDRVWLRGPNGAGKSTLLQALLADARVPRERVLYLPQDLSPEAAAEALARVRALPETERGRVLSLVAALGVDPQRLLASERPSPGEARKLLLALGLGEHAWALVLDEPTNHLDLPSIERLEEALQGFPGTLLLVTHDEAFARRCTTLTWTLREGRIEQASG; encoded by the coding sequence ATGCCCTCCGTTCGCGCCCAAGGCGTGGCGTACGCCCATACTGACGCCGTTCCCCTGCTCACCGACGTGCACTTCCAGCTGGTCCCCGGGTGGACCGGGCTGGTGGGGGCCAACGGCGCGGGAAAGAGCACCCTCCTGCGCCTCATCGCGGGCGAGCTCCGCCCCACCGAGGGCTCGCTCGCGCTCGAGCCGCGCGCGCCCCTGCTGCGGCTGTGCCCGCAGCAGGTGGACGCACTGACCCCGGACGTAGAGGCCTTCGCCGAGGCGCAGGACGGCCTCTCGCGGCGGCTGCTCGGCCGGCTGCAGCTCAACCCCTGGGAGCTCACGCGCTGGCCCACGCTGTCCCCGGGCGAGCGCAAGCGCTGGCAGGTGGGGGCGGCGCTCGCGGCCGAGCCGGAGCTGCTGCTGCTCGACGAGCCCACGAACCACCTGGATGCCGAGGGGCGGGCGCTGCTCGTGGGGGCGCTGGAGCGCTTTCGCGGCGTGGGGCTGCTCGTCTCGCACGATCGCACGCTGTTGGACGCGCTCACCTCGCACACCTTGCGCGTGCACGGCGGCAGCGCGCGCTTGTGGAGCGGCGGCTACAGCCAGGCGCGCGCGGAGTGGGAGGCCGAGGCGCAGGGCGTGCTGCAGGCGCGCGCCCAGGCGAAGGAGGCGCACCGGCGCGCGGAGCAGCAGCTCGCACAGGCGCGTCGCGACCGCGAGGCGGCGAACCGCGCGCGCAGCGGGCGCCACCTCGACAAGCACGACAGCGACTCGCGCACGCTCGGGGCGAAGACGCTGGTGGCCTGGGCGGAGGCGGGCCTGGGCCGGCGCGTGGGCATCCTGCGGCGGCAGACGGAGCGCACGGCCGAGGCGCTCGAGTCGGTGGAGGTGGAGAAGAGCCTCGGCCGCTCCATCTTCGTGGACTACGCGCGCGCGCCCAAGCCCACGCTCTTCGCACTGGATGCGCCGGTGCTCGAGGCGGGCGGTGCGCCGCTGCTGCACGACGTGCACCTGTCGCTGGGCCGCGAGGACCGCGTGTGGCTGCGCGGGCCCAACGGCGCGGGCAAGAGCACGCTGCTGCAGGCGCTGCTCGCAGACGCGCGCGTGCCGCGGGAGCGGGTGCTCTATCTGCCGCAGGATCTCTCCCCGGAGGCGGCCGCGGAGGCGCTCGCGCGGGTGCGGGCGCTGCCCGAGACCGAGCGCGGCCGGGTGCTCTCCCTGGTGGCGGCGCTGGGGGTGGATCCCCAGCGGCTGCTCGCCTCCGAGCGCCCCTCGCCGGGCGAGGCGCGCAAGCTGCTGCTCGCGCTCGGGCTGGGCGAGCACGCGTGGGCGCTGGTGCTCGACGAGCCGACGAACCACCTGGACCTGCCCTCCATCGAGCGGCTGGAGGAGGCGCTGCAGGGCTTTCCCGGCACGCTGCTCCTGGTCACCCACGACGAGGCCTTCGCGCGCCGCTGCACCACCCTGACGTGGACCCTGCGGGAGGGGAGGATCGAACAGGCATCGGGCTGA
- a CDS encoding L,D-transpeptidase family protein, which produces MRRWFVLGLMALPLGCGAPTPDAPSAAAPAPDAAVAMLPAAPRAPMAPARPAPVVRREPTLAMDPALEEESSAESHVSMEQEAPLTDGELAASGLSSAVGAEGEEEPAEVSEPAPGQPAEALAQDGGAAPELLAEAPAPDGGTAPEALPLETIELEPNSRSLRARRSIAIRAEPREDAAPIGTLAQDVRVSWVQAVKGPGCDAWVQIAPRGWICERYLEGNFREPRARELPRLAPGAFTPGLYARVVGKGARAYPSLAAARLHQKGRKLQGSLTVRLQVERRVGKHRIWRTSDGEYIEARFLRRYRPSQFAGLDRTQLDVALMPLAWAQSHAHPRAPVTVRKAAADDAPKARALPPRSIVSVLQTSADGRWALVADGRWVLREDLHVVQPSPPPAEAGPTERWLDVDLQEQVLVAYEGAQPVYATLISSGASGHETPEGLYRIWIKFGEVDMKGQAAGQGPYRVATVPWVMFFEGDFALHSSYWHDRFGEPVSHGCVNLSPRDARALYAWSAPEVPAGWSMAYASAEQAGSLVRIHRGAASEAPTPLISSAASAP; this is translated from the coding sequence ATGCGACGATGGTTCGTGCTGGGGCTGATGGCCCTCCCGCTGGGCTGCGGTGCCCCGACACCCGATGCGCCGAGCGCCGCTGCGCCGGCTCCGGACGCCGCCGTCGCGATGCTGCCAGCAGCGCCGCGCGCCCCTATGGCACCCGCGCGCCCTGCACCCGTGGTGCGCCGCGAGCCCACGCTCGCGATGGATCCGGCGCTGGAGGAGGAGTCCTCCGCGGAGAGCCACGTCTCCATGGAGCAGGAGGCACCGCTCACGGACGGAGAGCTCGCGGCGAGCGGGCTCTCGTCCGCCGTGGGGGCAGAGGGCGAGGAGGAGCCCGCCGAGGTGAGCGAGCCCGCGCCCGGGCAGCCGGCCGAGGCTCTCGCGCAGGACGGCGGCGCCGCGCCCGAGCTCCTGGCCGAAGCCCCCGCGCCAGACGGCGGCACGGCGCCCGAGGCGCTGCCGCTCGAGACGATCGAGCTCGAGCCCAACAGCCGCTCGCTGCGGGCGCGCCGCTCCATCGCCATCCGCGCCGAGCCGCGCGAGGACGCGGCGCCCATCGGCACGCTCGCGCAGGACGTGCGGGTGAGCTGGGTGCAGGCAGTGAAGGGCCCCGGCTGCGACGCGTGGGTGCAGATCGCGCCGCGCGGGTGGATCTGCGAGCGCTACCTGGAAGGCAACTTCCGCGAGCCGCGCGCCCGCGAGCTGCCGCGCCTCGCCCCCGGCGCCTTCACGCCTGGGCTCTACGCGCGCGTGGTGGGCAAGGGCGCGCGCGCCTACCCCAGCCTCGCCGCGGCGCGCCTGCACCAGAAGGGGCGCAAGCTGCAGGGCTCGCTCACCGTGCGCCTGCAGGTGGAGCGGCGCGTGGGCAAGCACCGCATCTGGCGCACCTCGGATGGCGAGTACATCGAGGCGCGCTTCCTGCGCCGCTACCGGCCGAGCCAGTTCGCCGGGCTGGATCGCACGCAGCTCGACGTGGCGCTGATGCCGCTCGCCTGGGCGCAGTCGCACGCGCACCCGCGCGCCCCGGTCACCGTGCGCAAGGCCGCCGCGGACGACGCGCCCAAGGCCCGCGCGCTGCCGCCGCGCAGCATCGTCTCGGTGCTGCAGACCTCGGCAGACGGGCGCTGGGCCCTGGTGGCCGACGGCCGTTGGGTGCTGCGCGAGGACCTGCACGTGGTGCAGCCCTCGCCGCCTCCGGCCGAGGCCGGGCCCACCGAGCGCTGGCTGGACGTGGACCTGCAGGAGCAGGTGCTGGTCGCCTACGAGGGCGCGCAGCCGGTGTACGCGACGCTCATCTCCTCGGGGGCGAGCGGACACGAGACGCCCGAGGGGCTCTACCGCATCTGGATCAAGTTCGGCGAGGTGGACATGAAGGGCCAGGCGGCAGGGCAGGGGCCCTACCGCGTGGCCACCGTGCCCTGGGTGATGTTCTTCGAGGGCGACTTCGCGCTGCACTCCTCCTACTGGCACGACCGCTTCGGCGAGCCGGTGAGCCACGGCTGCGTCAACCTCTCACCGCGCGATGCGCGCGCGCTCTACGCCTGGAGCGCGCCCGAGGTGCCCGCGGGCTGGTCCATGGCCTACGCGAGTGCGGAGCAGGCGGGCTCCCTCGTGCGCATCCACCGCGGCGCGGCGAGCGAGGCCCCCACGCCGCTCATCTCCAGCGCGGCCAGCGCGCCCTGA
- a CDS encoding bestrophin family protein has protein sequence MIVRPRPSPLKLLFAWRGTILPRLLPQVLGVAALSCCVVWAFRHTGLQMPHASPPAMSLLGIALSIFLGFRNSACYDRWWEARKQWGTMIVELRSFSRDAIALLDDGRGPLPELGRDAARALVHRNIAFGHALAAHLRGHDESADMARLLPGDECARVLASAHRPEALLREHALELARLRRAGQLSDFAWGALDDRVNALCAVLTACERLRSTPLPFSYTVLLHRTAYLFCLLLPFGLADSVGWFTPVVATLVAYTFFGLDRLGDELEEPFGTDPNDLPLLALARTAERNLLEALGEPMPEPLQPRGYVLS, from the coding sequence ATGATCGTCCGTCCCCGTCCCAGCCCCCTGAAGCTGCTCTTCGCCTGGCGCGGCACCATCCTGCCGCGCCTCCTTCCCCAGGTCCTGGGAGTGGCGGCCCTCTCCTGCTGCGTGGTGTGGGCCTTCCGGCACACGGGGCTGCAGATGCCCCACGCCTCGCCTCCGGCCATGTCGCTGCTGGGGATCGCGCTCTCCATCTTCCTCGGGTTCCGCAACAGCGCCTGCTACGACCGCTGGTGGGAGGCGCGCAAGCAGTGGGGGACGATGATCGTGGAGCTGCGCTCGTTCTCGCGCGATGCCATCGCCCTGCTGGACGACGGACGCGGGCCCCTCCCCGAGCTGGGGCGCGACGCCGCCCGCGCGCTGGTGCACCGCAACATCGCCTTCGGGCACGCGCTCGCCGCACACCTGCGCGGCCACGACGAGTCGGCGGACATGGCGCGCCTGCTCCCGGGCGACGAGTGCGCGCGGGTGCTGGCGAGCGCGCACCGGCCGGAGGCGCTGCTGCGCGAGCACGCGCTGGAGCTCGCGCGGCTGCGGCGCGCGGGCCAGCTCTCCGACTTCGCCTGGGGCGCGCTGGATGATCGGGTGAACGCCCTGTGCGCCGTGCTCACCGCCTGCGAGCGCCTGCGCTCGACGCCCTTGCCCTTCTCGTACACGGTGCTGCTGCACCGCACGGCGTACCTCTTCTGCCTGCTGCTGCCCTTCGGGCTCGCGGACTCGGTGGGCTGGTTCACCCCGGTGGTCGCGACGCTGGTGGCCTACACCTTCTTCGGGCTGGACCGCCTCGGCGACGAGCTGGAGGAGCCCTTCGGCACGGACCCGAACGATCTGCCGCTGCTCGCGCTCGCGCGCACCGCGGAGCGCAACCTCCTCGAGGCGCTCGGAGAGCCGATGCCCGAGCCGCTGCAGCCGCGCGGCTACGTGCTCTCGTGA